GGAATTCCGCGCCACCGGCGTCAGGCCGCTCTTTGCCGAGCGCTTCAGACTCTTCGGGCACGAGCTTCCGGAGATGATGTTCCGGAATTAGGAGCCGAGCATGCTAGTTCCTATCGTGGCACTCGTCTTTCTCGCCACCCTGTGCGCCAGCGGTGCCCTCTGTCTCTATGTCCTGCGCCGCAACGCCTCCGCCAGGACCGAACTGAGAAGGAGGCTGCAGCAGATGTCCCGCGGGGGAAGCCGCGACACCCAGCCCGAACTGCGCGAGGTGCTGACCAGGAAAGCACGCCAGGCGGGAGAGTTGATGACCCGCCTGCCGCAGACGCGCCAGATGGAGAAGAGGCTGGCACAGGCCGGCATGGACATCCCCCCGGCGCTGCTGTTCGGAGCCGTCGTTGCCACGGCCGTCCTGCTTGCCGCCGTTACCGCGCTGCAGACTCGCTCCCTGACCGCCGCCTTGCTCACCGCCACCCTGCCGATCATGGCGACCGAGGGTGTCATCAGGGTGAAGACCGCGCGCAGGATCACGAGGTTCACCGAACTGTTCCCGGATGCCCTGAGCATGATCGCCCGCTCCCTCAGGGCCGGCCAATCCTTGACCACGGCTATCCAGCTGGTGGGAGAAGAGGTGCCGGATCCGACCGGGACGCTGTTCAAAATTGCCTACGAGCAGCAACAACTCGGCCTTCGGCTGGTGGACGCCCTCGCGGACATGAACCAGAGGATCGAAAGCATGGATCTCAGGTTCTTCACCACGGTCATTACCATCAACTCGGACATCGGCGGCAACCTCTCCGAACTTTTGGACAAGCTCGCACTCACCATCAAGGAGAGGCTCAAGATCCGCCGCCAGGTGAGGGTCTACACGGCCCAAGGGAGGCTGTCCGGCTACGTGCTGGGCGCGCTGCCGCTGGTCGCCTTCGGCGCCTTCACCCTGCTCAGCCCCGAGTACGAGACGGAACTGCTCAAGGAACCTCTCGGGCTGTACATCCTCGCCCTCGCAGCGCTGCTACAGCTGGTCGGCCTGGTCATCATCAGGAAGATCATCAGAATCCAGATCTGAGGTGCGTCATGCTCTACCTGATCGCTTTCACCGTATTCTGCTCGGTGCTGTTGCTGTCGGTGGCCCTCTCCCGGGTACTGCTGTCGAGAAGGAGCCCGGTGGCGCAGCGCCTGGCGGAATTTTTCCCGACCGACAAGGCAGTGCACCTCATGCCGGAAGTGGAATCCGGCACCTGGGCCTCGAAGCTGCGCCGCATCGGCGAGCAGATGAAGCTCCCGAAACAGGAACATTCGCGCTACAAGAAGGCGCTGGTGGCGGCTGGGTTCCACCGCGACAGCGTGCACGTCTTCCTAGGGAGCAAGCTTCTCCTTGCCGTCGCGCTGCCGCTCCCCTACCTGCTCATCGCTGTCGCGCCCAAGCATGCCTATTTCGACGTCGTCAGCATCGCGGTCATGTTGGCCCTAGCCATCGTCGGCTACCTCCTGCCGAGTTACTGGCTCTCCACCAAGGTCAAGCACCGCCAACTGGTTATCTTCCATACCCTGCCCGACGTGCTGGACCTAGTGACCCTCTGCGTCGAGGCTGGGCTCAGCATGGATGCCGCCCTGCTGCGCGCCTCCGAGGTCCCCCAGTTGGATCAGAACCCGCTGGCCCTGGAGATCCGCCAAGTCACCATGGAAACCAGGGCCGGCAAGCCGCGGGTGGATGCACTCAAGGACATGGCGGAGAGGACCATGGTCGATGACATGAGATCCTTCAGCGCCATGCTGGCCCAGACTGAGCGCTTCGGCACCAGCCTGAGCCAGGCCCTGCGTTCCTTCTCCGACGACCTGAGGACCAAGAGGAGGCAGGCAGCCGAGGAGGCCGCCGCCAAGACCACGGTGAAGCTCATCTTCCCGCTGGTGTTCGCCATCTTCCCCGCCCTGCTGGTGGTGGTGCTGGGCCCTGCGGTGGTCCAGATCGCTAGAGTATTCAAGTAGCCCCGATCCGGGCAGCACCACGAAGGAAACTAACGTCCAAGGAGGTGATCCCATGAAAGTCGACTTCAACACGTTCATCCTGCTGGTAATCTCCGTACAACTGGCCCTGAGCTATGCACGACTGGCCAAGAAGTAGCCGCACCTCCCCTTGCCGGCACCTCGGGTGCCGGCAAGGGTATCCACCCGCCCCCTTTCCCCCGGAGCCGGTCGCCGCAAAGAGGGGCACCCTCCTGCGGTCTTCTACGCCAGTCACACCCACGCCCGCATGAGCGACAAGCGCCACCTGATACGATACCTGGTCCCCTCGATCGCCGACCAGCTCCTGGCAACGCTGCTCTGCGCGCTGTTCTTCACCACCCCTTCCCTGTTGCTGCTCGACGGCGACACCGGCTACCACATCCGCGCCGGCGAGGAGATCCTGAGGACCCGCACCGTTCCCCTCTTCGACATGTTCTCTCAGCACACCCCGCCGCTGGCCTGGACCGCCCACGAATGGCTCGCGGAGGTGGTCATGGCCCTTTCGCACCAGGCTGCGGGGATGAGCGGCGTGGTCGCGCTGTACGCGCTGCTGTTGGTGTTGACCTTTTGGCTGCTGTTCAAGTGCCTGATCAGCTACCATACCGGCGTCCTGCCGGCGGTGGTCGCCACCATCGCCACCTTGACCTGCTCAATGCTGCACTGGCTGGCACGGCCGCACCTCTTTAGCTTCCTGTTCCTGGTCCTCTTTCACCACCTACTGGAGAACTGGCGCAGAAAGGGGGGGCGTTCGCTGTGGCTGCTGCCGCCGCTGATGCTGGTGTGGGCCAACCTCCATGGCGGCTTCGTGGCCGGATTCCTGCTGCTGGGCGCCTACCTGGCCGGCACGGCCGCAGGGATGGTCGGCACCAGCACCGAGGCCTGCCGCGCGGGCCGCGGCAAGCTAGTGCAACTGGCGGGCGTCATTGCCGCCTGCCTCGCCGCGACCATGATCAACCCATACGGGTGGCGCCTCCTGCTGTTCCCGCTCAAGCTGGTCTCGGACCGCTACCTGATGGACCACGTGGCGGAGTTCTTCCCCCCCGCCATCCACGGCTGGCCTCCATTCAACTGGCTGTTGCTGCTCCTGATCGCCCTCTTCGCCCTCTCCCCGAAAAAGGCCGAGCCGACCGAGCTGCTACTGGTGTTGGGTTTT
The sequence above is a segment of the Geomonas agri genome. Coding sequences within it:
- a CDS encoding type II secretion system F family protein, with the protein product MLVPIVALVFLATLCASGALCLYVLRRNASARTELRRRLQQMSRGGSRDTQPELREVLTRKARQAGELMTRLPQTRQMEKRLAQAGMDIPPALLFGAVVATAVLLAAVTALQTRSLTAALLTATLPIMATEGVIRVKTARRITRFTELFPDALSMIARSLRAGQSLTTAIQLVGEEVPDPTGTLFKIAYEQQQLGLRLVDALADMNQRIESMDLRFFTTVITINSDIGGNLSELLDKLALTIKERLKIRRQVRVYTAQGRLSGYVLGALPLVAFGAFTLLSPEYETELLKEPLGLYILALAALLQLVGLVIIRKIIRIQI
- a CDS encoding type II secretion system F family protein; protein product: MLYLIAFTVFCSVLLLSVALSRVLLSRRSPVAQRLAEFFPTDKAVHLMPEVESGTWASKLRRIGEQMKLPKQEHSRYKKALVAAGFHRDSVHVFLGSKLLLAVALPLPYLLIAVAPKHAYFDVVSIAVMLALAIVGYLLPSYWLSTKVKHRQLVIFHTLPDVLDLVTLCVEAGLSMDAALLRASEVPQLDQNPLALEIRQVTMETRAGKPRVDALKDMAERTMVDDMRSFSAMLAQTERFGTSLSQALRSFSDDLRTKRRQAAEEAAAKTTVKLIFPLVFAIFPALLVVVLGPAVVQIARVFK